A genomic region of Neisseria cinerea contains the following coding sequences:
- a CDS encoding heavy metal translocating P-type ATPase → MKKTCFHCGLDVPEHLHLTVRYENEDRETCCAGCQAVAQSIIDAGLDSYYKQRTADAQKSELPPQEILDQIRLYDLPEVQSDFVETHNGTHEAVLMLGGITCAACIWLIEQQLLRTDGIIRIDLNYSTRRCRAVWDNEKIRLSDILLKIRQTGYTAEPYDAQKIEAANQKERKQYIVRLAVAGLGMMQTMMFALPTYLYGNDIEEDFLQILHWGGFLMVLPVVFYCAVPFYQGTLRDLKNRRVGMDTPITVAIIMTFIAGVYSLATNAGQGMYFESIAMLLFFLLGGRFMEQIARRKAGDAAERLVKLIPAFCHHMPDYPDTQETCEAAVVKLKAGDIVMVKPGETVPVDGTVVEGSSSVNEAMLTGESLPVAKMPSEKVTAGTLNTQSPLIIRTDRTGSSTRLSHIVRLLDRALAQKPRTAELAEQYASTFVFGELLLAVPVFIGWMFYADAHTALWITVALLVITCPCALSLATPTALAASTGALAREGILISGKQTLETLAQTTDIIFDKTGTLTRGNPTVSRISLLSGTDEAFVLAVAQALEQQSEHPLARAILNHRVSDGMIPDIRVGQRLNHVGEGVGAQLTVNGETQVWALGRAAYVAKIAGKPPQDEQSSESGSAVYLGNQLGFQAVFYLQDPLKEGAEEVVRKLKRQNLTLHLLSGDRETAVAETARALGIGHYRSQAMPEDKLEYVKALQKEGKRVLMIGDGINDAPVLAQADTSAAVAGGTDIARDGADIVLLNEDLNTVPHMLVQAGRTRQIIRQNLSWASAYNIIAVPLAVLGYVQPWIAALGMSFSSLVVLGNAMRLHKQADMPSEKH, encoded by the coding sequence ATGAAAAAAACCTGTTTCCACTGCGGTTTGGATGTTCCCGAACACCTCCACCTGACTGTCCGTTACGAAAATGAAGACCGGGAAACCTGCTGCGCCGGTTGTCAGGCGGTCGCACAAAGCATTATCGACGCCGGCTTGGACAGCTATTACAAACAGCGTACCGCCGACGCACAGAAAAGCGAGCTGCCGCCTCAGGAAATCCTCGATCAAATCCGGCTCTATGATTTACCCGAGGTGCAGTCTGATTTTGTCGAAACCCATAACGGTACGCATGAGGCGGTGCTGATGTTGGGCGGCATTACCTGTGCCGCCTGCATTTGGCTTATCGAACAACAGCTTTTGCGTACAGACGGCATCATCCGCATCGATCTCAATTACAGTACCCGGCGCTGCCGGGCCGTATGGGACAACGAAAAAATCCGCCTTTCCGACATTCTGTTGAAAATCAGGCAGACGGGTTATACCGCCGAACCATATGACGCACAGAAAATCGAGGCCGCCAATCAGAAAGAGCGGAAACAATATATCGTCCGCCTTGCCGTTGCCGGTTTGGGTATGATGCAGACCATGATGTTCGCGTTGCCGACCTACCTTTATGGCAACGACATTGAAGAAGATTTCCTACAAATCCTCCATTGGGGCGGTTTTCTGATGGTGTTGCCGGTTGTCTTTTACTGCGCCGTTCCGTTTTATCAAGGCACGCTGCGCGACTTGAAAAACCGCCGGGTCGGTATGGACACGCCGATTACCGTCGCCATCATCATGACCTTTATCGCCGGCGTTTACAGCCTTGCGACCAATGCGGGACAGGGGATGTATTTCGAATCCATCGCCATGCTGCTGTTTTTCCTGCTGGGCGGACGTTTTATGGAACAAATCGCCCGACGTAAGGCAGGCGATGCCGCCGAGCGGCTGGTCAAGCTGATTCCTGCGTTTTGCCATCATATGCCCGATTACCCCGATACGCAGGAAACCTGCGAGGCAGCCGTCGTCAAATTGAAGGCGGGCGATATCGTGATGGTCAAACCGGGGGAGACTGTACCTGTCGACGGTACGGTTGTCGAAGGCAGCAGCTCGGTCAACGAAGCCATGTTGACGGGTGAAAGCCTGCCCGTTGCCAAGATGCCGTCTGAAAAAGTAACCGCCGGCACACTTAATACGCAAAGCCCCCTAATCATACGCACAGACCGTACCGGCAGCAGTACGCGCCTGTCCCATATCGTCCGCCTGCTCGACCGCGCACTGGCCCAAAAACCGCGCACCGCCGAGTTGGCGGAACAATACGCCTCGACATTCGTTTTCGGGGAGCTGCTGCTTGCCGTCCCCGTATTCATCGGTTGGATGTTTTACGCCGATGCGCATACCGCGCTTTGGATTACCGTCGCCCTGCTTGTCATTACCTGTCCGTGCGCCTTATCGCTTGCCACGCCAACGGCCTTAGCAGCTTCTACCGGTGCGCTGGCGCGCGAAGGCATTTTAATCAGCGGTAAGCAAACCCTGGAAACGCTTGCCCAAACCACCGACATCATCTTCGATAAAACAGGAACGCTGACCCGGGGAAATCCTACCGTCAGCCGTATCTCATTGTTGAGCGGCACAGACGAAGCCTTTGTTCTCGCGGTGGCGCAGGCGTTGGAACAACAGTCCGAACATCCCCTTGCCCGCGCCATCCTCAACCACCGTGTTTCAGACGGCATGATTCCTGACATACGGGTCGGACAACGCCTCAATCACGTCGGTGAAGGCGTAGGCGCGCAACTGACCGTCAACGGGGAAACGCAGGTGTGGGCATTGGGCAGGGCGGCTTATGTCGCCAAAATCGCCGGAAAACCTCCGCAGGATGAACAGTCTTCAGAAAGCGGCAGTGCGGTCTATCTCGGTAACCAGCTCGGTTTCCAAGCTGTGTTTTATCTTCAAGACCCGTTGAAGGAAGGGGCGGAGGAAGTTGTCCGCAAGTTGAAGCGGCAAAACCTGACCCTGCACCTGCTCAGCGGAGACCGTGAAACCGCCGTTGCAGAAACCGCACGCGCCTTAGGTATCGGACACTACCGTTCCCAAGCCATGCCGGAAGACAAGTTGGAATATGTCAAGGCTTTGCAGAAAGAAGGGAAAAGAGTGTTGATGATAGGCGACGGCATCAACGACGCCCCTGTTTTGGCACAGGCCGATACTTCTGCAGCAGTGGCGGGAGGAACCGATATTGCAAGGGACGGCGCGGATATCGTCCTTTTAAACGAAGATTTGAATACCGTTCCGCATATGTTGGTACAGGCGGGAAGGACGCGGCAGATTATCCGTCAGAACCTGTCGTGGGCGAGTGCTTACAACATCATTGCCGTACCGCTTGCCGTTTTGGGCTATGTCCAACCGTGGATTGCCGCGCTGGGCATGAGCTTCAGTTCGCTGGTTGTATTGGGCAACGCCATGCGGCTTCACAAGCAGGCGGACATGCCGTCTGAAAAACACTGA
- a CDS encoding ferredoxin--NADP reductase — MAAFNTQKVLSVHHWTDAYFTFTCTRDESLRFENGQFVMVGLMVDGKPLMRAYSVASANWEEHLEFFSIKVQDGPLTSRLQHLKVGDDVLISKKPTGTLVAGDLNPGKHLYLLSTGTGIAPFLSITKDPEIYEQFEKIILVHGVRYKKDLAYYDRFTKELPEHEYLGDLVKEKLIYYPIVSREEFEHHGRLTDLMVSGKLFEDIGLPKINPQDDRAMLCGSPAMLKDTCKVLDDFGLTVSPKTGVRGDYLIERAFVDQ, encoded by the coding sequence ATGGCAGCATTCAATACCCAAAAAGTATTGTCCGTACACCACTGGACAGACGCATATTTTACCTTTACCTGCACCCGCGACGAATCGTTGCGCTTCGAAAACGGCCAGTTCGTCATGGTCGGATTGATGGTGGACGGCAAGCCGCTGATGCGCGCATACAGCGTCGCCTCCGCCAACTGGGAAGAACACCTCGAATTTTTCAGCATTAAAGTCCAAGACGGACCTCTGACCAGCCGCCTGCAACACCTCAAAGTCGGCGACGACGTGTTAATCAGCAAAAAACCGACCGGAACTCTGGTTGCCGGCGATCTGAATCCGGGCAAACACCTTTACCTGTTGAGTACCGGTACCGGCATCGCCCCTTTCTTGAGCATCACTAAAGACCCAGAAATTTACGAGCAATTTGAAAAAATCATCCTCGTACACGGCGTGCGCTACAAAAAAGATTTGGCGTATTACGACCGCTTCACCAAAGAATTGCCCGAACACGAATACCTCGGCGACTTGGTTAAAGAAAAACTGATTTACTACCCGATTGTTTCGCGTGAAGAATTCGAACACCACGGCCGCCTGACCGACCTGATGGTAAGCGGCAAACTGTTTGAAGACATCGGCCTGCCCAAAATCAATCCTCAAGACGACCGCGCCATGCTGTGCGGCAGCCCTGCGATGCTGAAAGATACCTGCAAAGTTTTGGACGATTTCGGACTGACCGTCTCTCCGAAAACAGGCGTGCGCGGCGATTACCTGATTGAGCGCGCATTTGTGGACCAATAA